In one Chroicocephalus ridibundus chromosome Z, bChrRid1.1, whole genome shotgun sequence genomic region, the following are encoded:
- the LOC134508687 gene encoding uncharacterized protein LOC134508687: MVHKALALSRYLTSTPGSRPCLLQLAYQSATQGDAPEVIALQEAAGNYPSGQEIFMPQVSNLSVSEFQHPSGKENGSCRHSATLACPGNFSEGLWQQLHPSTGACCGASLWSFADLGGHATLWREPAGHEGHGMSLTGCIMAHPAPESRRVLVMLGVELEVAVLGRKVWGCLALAFRRSAAPKRRARIALRTTASSSIVPRLPPLCVQELPPVQSLQTHHPVQQTRG, encoded by the exons ATGGTGCACAAGGCACTGGCGTTGTCCCGGTACCTGACCTCCACCCCCGGCTCCCGTCCTTGCCTCCTCCAGCTAGCTTATCAGAGTGCCACCCAAGGCGATGCGCCAGAGGTTATTGCTCTCCAAGAGGCAGCAGGAAATTACCCTTCAGG CCAGGAGATCTTCATGCCACAG GTATCAAATTTGTCTGTCTCAGAGTTTCAGCATCcctcagggaaagaaaatggaagctgtCGCCATTCTGCAACTCTGGCTTGCCCCGGTAACTTCAGTGAAG gtctctggcaacagctgcACCCTTCTACAGGAGCATGTTGTGGAGCTTCACTGTGGAGCTTTGCTGACCTGGGTGGCCATGCCACCCTGTGGAGGGAGCCGGCAGGCCATGAAGGGCATGGGATGTCTCTGACTGGTTGCATCATGGCTCACCCTGCCCCAGAGAGCAG GAGGGTGCTGGTGATGTTGGgggtggagctggaggtggctgTCCTTGGGAGGAAGGTGTGGGGCTGTCTGGCTCTGGCTTTCAGACGGTCTGCAGCTCCCAAGAGGAGAGCCAGGATTGCCCTCCGCACCACAGCCTCCAGCTCCATTGTGCCCAGGCTACCGCCTCTGTGTGTGCAAGAGCTTCCTCCTGTGCAAAGCCTTCAGACCCACCACCCTGTTCAGCAAACTAGAGGGTAA